A DNA window from Synechococcales cyanobacterium T60_A2020_003 contains the following coding sequences:
- a CDS encoding 30S ribosomal protein S6, with protein MSQAYETMYILRPDLGDEVVDQAIAKYQGVLKDNGAEPIETQHRGKRRLAYEIKNHKEGIYVQMNYEAPGAAVAAMERAMRLGEDVLRYLTVRDENTAVVEAEPVEA; from the coding sequence ATGAGCCAAGCATACGAGACAATGTATATCCTTCGCCCAGATTTGGGGGATGAAGTGGTAGATCAGGCGATCGCCAAGTACCAAGGGGTTCTCAAAGATAATGGTGCAGAGCCAATCGAAACCCAGCACCGTGGCAAGCGTCGCCTCGCTTACGAGATCAAGAACCACAAAGAAGGCATTTACGTTCAGATGAATTATGAAGCGCCGGGCGCTGCGGTGGCAGCGATGGAGCGCGCTATGCGTCTAGGAGAGGATGTGCTTCGTTATCTCACGGTTCGCGATGAGAACACGGCGGTGGTGGAAGCTGAACCCGTTGAAGCTTAG